Proteins encoded by one window of Longimicrobium sp.:
- a CDS encoding LytR C-terminal domain-containing protein, with amino-acid sequence TRPSAAERSDAPVRVAVLNASGIPRLADRGRAWLRDDGRFDVKEIGNAPGFSPDSSVVLDRVGKVDHARAVADALGISRVESRPDANLYLDVTVVLGKDWAARNPERPASAAP; translated from the coding sequence AACCCGTCCGTCCGCCGCCGAACGGTCCGACGCGCCGGTCCGCGTCGCCGTGCTGAACGCGTCGGGCATTCCCCGGCTGGCGGACCGCGGGCGGGCTTGGCTGCGCGACGACGGCCGGTTCGACGTCAAGGAGATCGGCAACGCGCCGGGTTTTTCGCCCGACAGCTCGGTGGTGCTCGACCGCGTGGGCAAGGTGGACCACGCCCGCGCCGTCGCGGACGCGCTGGGGATTTCGCGCGTGGAGTCGCGGCCCGACGCCAACCTGTACCTGGACGTGACCGTCGTCCTCGGCAAGGACTGGGCGGCACGCAACCCGGAGCGCCCGGCGTCCGCGGCGCCGTAG